In the Panulirus ornatus isolate Po-2019 chromosome 57, ASM3632096v1, whole genome shotgun sequence genome, one interval contains:
- the LOC139766268 gene encoding uncharacterized protein isoform X2 yields MAQAQQEHERGLCSSHGQLLCYWCRQCAKLLCGHCILEEHLKQGHEVLHATEFIQEKKEAIHERVQQLRTVFGESRGWVMTCLHRCLVNLVWLCQESNNICDLDAQLLQIASEAENLKDVESVLVSETKLRSLQQEEDKSPTQGCTVGEEGVTVGNGEPAGGGDEEEEAPDAGGGDAADGDVSSETGPPAGGAADEGTGNDGTAGGGGGGDVPNSSSACGKAVTDDFAAGDETNLKVAAAGDTADAKASSSGGRGAWWWPLTSCVVSGDGRQAEVERGDHCLLVYALRHSPIDAHLGIQLSMLECLVDQESPVVFLELSAGRQYLGRIVIRLWGRLRRAQHFKALCLATLGPSYVGSRFEYVGNRDQPGEYIVTGGYMTQEPCWMLEGAKLETRSTRGLMENLEWGGEFVGEEREGLLQGAGGGHPEYDSLFCICSRSDPAGESQCPFGEVMSGMEVVRMAVSHDPVSEVAISRCGLLIHDA; encoded by the exons GCGCAGCAGGAGCATGAGCGAGGGTTGTGCAGCAGCCACGGGCAACTGCTGTGCTACTGGTGTCGTCAGTGTGCAAAGCTGCTGTGTGGTCACTGTATCCTGGAGGAGCACCTGAAGCAGGGCCACGAGGTACTACATGCAACGGAGTTCATACAAGAGAAGAAGGAGGCCATCCACGAGCGGGTCCAGCAGCTGCGGACGGTCTTCggggagagcagagggtgggTGATGACGTGCCTCCACCGCTGCCTCGTCAACCTGGTCTGGCTCTGTCAGGAAAGCAACAACATCTGTGACCTGGACGCCCAATTGCTGCAGATCGCCTCCGAAGCCGAGAACCTCAAGGACGTCGAATCTGTGTTGGTGTCCGAGACAAAGCTGCGGAgtctacagcaggaggaggataaGTCTCCGACCCAGGGATGTACCGTAGGTGAAGAGGGTGTTACTGTGGGGAATGGGGAGCCCGCAGGTGGTGgcgacgaggaggaagaggctccagatgctggtggtggtgatgcagcagaTGGAGACGTTTCTTCAGAAACTGGCCCTCCGGCTGGTGGGGCTGCGGACGAAGGCACTGGAAATGATGGTACagcaggaggtgggggtggtggtgacgtTCCTAACAGCAGTTCTGCATGTGGTAAAGCTGTGACTGATGATTTTGCAGCTGGTGACGAGACAAACCTCAAAGTTGCTGCAGCTGGTGACACCGCAGACGCCAAGGCTtcgagtagtggtggtagaggggcgTGGTGGTGGCCCCTGACGTCCTGCGTGGTGAGCGGGGACGGGAGGCAGGCGGAGGTGGAGCGAGGTGACCACTGCCTTCTGGTGTACGCCCTCAGGCACAGTCCGATAGACGCTCACCTCGGGATACAG CTGTCCATGTTGGAGTGCCTGGTGGACCAGGAGAGCCCGGTCGTGTTCCTGGAGCTGAGTGCCGGGCGCCAGTACTTGGGGCGTATCGTCATCCGTCTGTGGGGTCGTCTACGTCGGGCGCAACACTTCAAGGCCCTCTGTCTCGCCACGCTCGGCCCCTCCTACGTCGGCTCCAGGTTCGAGTACGTCGGCAACAGGGACCAGCCTGGGGAATACATCGTCACGGGCGGGTACATGACCCAAGAGCCGTGCTGGATGTTGGAAGGCGCTAAGCTGGAGACAAGGAGCACCAGGGGCCTCATGGAGAATCTCGAGTGGGGCGGCGAGttcgtgggagaggagagagaaggtctCCTGCAGGGAGCAGGAGGTGGTCATCCTGAGTACGACTCCCTGTTCTGTATATGTAGCAGGAGCGACCCAGCGGGCGAGTCCCAGTGCCCCTTCGGAGAGGTTATGTCCGGAATGGAGGTGGTGAGGATGGCGGTGAGCCACGACCCAGTGTCCGAAGTTGCCATCAGCCGCTGTGGTCTCCTTATTCACGATGCCTGA
- the LOC139766268 gene encoding uncharacterized protein isoform X1 codes for MAQKRWSTGVEAAVTCGVCSEVYQTGAREPLMLPCGHTFCSVCLASVEKAGDLACPACRTSSPAHAALHLPVNYAVLELSEQSTDPQAQQEHERGLCSSHGQLLCYWCRQCAKLLCGHCILEEHLKQGHEVLHATEFIQEKKEAIHERVQQLRTVFGESRGWVMTCLHRCLVNLVWLCQESNNICDLDAQLLQIASEAENLKDVESVLVSETKLRSLQQEEDKSPTQGCTVGEEGVTVGNGEPAGGGDEEEEAPDAGGGDAADGDVSSETGPPAGGAADEGTGNDGTAGGGGGGDVPNSSSACGKAVTDDFAAGDETNLKVAAAGDTADAKASSSGGRGAWWWPLTSCVVSGDGRQAEVERGDHCLLVYALRHSPIDAHLGIQLSMLECLVDQESPVVFLELSAGRQYLGRIVIRLWGRLRRAQHFKALCLATLGPSYVGSRFEYVGNRDQPGEYIVTGGYMTQEPCWMLEGAKLETRSTRGLMENLEWGGEFVGEEREGLLQGAGGGHPEYDSLFCICSRSDPAGESQCPFGEVMSGMEVVRMAVSHDPVSEVAISRCGLLIHDA; via the exons AAGCGATGGTCGACGGGCGTGGAGGCGGCGGTGACGTGCGGAGTATGCTCCGAGGTGTACCAGACCGGGGCGCGGGAGCCGCTCATGCTTCCGTGCGGCCACACCTTCTGCAGCGTGTGCCTGGCCAGCGTTGAGAAGGCCGGCGACCTGGCATGCCCCGCCTGTAGGACCTCCTCCCCGGCCCACGCCGCCCTCCACCTTCCTGTGAACTACGCAGTCCTCGAGCTATCTGAGCAGTCCACTGATCCCCAG GCGCAGCAGGAGCATGAGCGAGGGTTGTGCAGCAGCCACGGGCAACTGCTGTGCTACTGGTGTCGTCAGTGTGCAAAGCTGCTGTGTGGTCACTGTATCCTGGAGGAGCACCTGAAGCAGGGCCACGAGGTACTACATGCAACGGAGTTCATACAAGAGAAGAAGGAGGCCATCCACGAGCGGGTCCAGCAGCTGCGGACGGTCTTCggggagagcagagggtgggTGATGACGTGCCTCCACCGCTGCCTCGTCAACCTGGTCTGGCTCTGTCAGGAAAGCAACAACATCTGTGACCTGGACGCCCAATTGCTGCAGATCGCCTCCGAAGCCGAGAACCTCAAGGACGTCGAATCTGTGTTGGTGTCCGAGACAAAGCTGCGGAgtctacagcaggaggaggataaGTCTCCGACCCAGGGATGTACCGTAGGTGAAGAGGGTGTTACTGTGGGGAATGGGGAGCCCGCAGGTGGTGgcgacgaggaggaagaggctccagatgctggtggtggtgatgcagcagaTGGAGACGTTTCTTCAGAAACTGGCCCTCCGGCTGGTGGGGCTGCGGACGAAGGCACTGGAAATGATGGTACagcaggaggtgggggtggtggtgacgtTCCTAACAGCAGTTCTGCATGTGGTAAAGCTGTGACTGATGATTTTGCAGCTGGTGACGAGACAAACCTCAAAGTTGCTGCAGCTGGTGACACCGCAGACGCCAAGGCTtcgagtagtggtggtagaggggcgTGGTGGTGGCCCCTGACGTCCTGCGTGGTGAGCGGGGACGGGAGGCAGGCGGAGGTGGAGCGAGGTGACCACTGCCTTCTGGTGTACGCCCTCAGGCACAGTCCGATAGACGCTCACCTCGGGATACAG CTGTCCATGTTGGAGTGCCTGGTGGACCAGGAGAGCCCGGTCGTGTTCCTGGAGCTGAGTGCCGGGCGCCAGTACTTGGGGCGTATCGTCATCCGTCTGTGGGGTCGTCTACGTCGGGCGCAACACTTCAAGGCCCTCTGTCTCGCCACGCTCGGCCCCTCCTACGTCGGCTCCAGGTTCGAGTACGTCGGCAACAGGGACCAGCCTGGGGAATACATCGTCACGGGCGGGTACATGACCCAAGAGCCGTGCTGGATGTTGGAAGGCGCTAAGCTGGAGACAAGGAGCACCAGGGGCCTCATGGAGAATCTCGAGTGGGGCGGCGAGttcgtgggagaggagagagaaggtctCCTGCAGGGAGCAGGAGGTGGTCATCCTGAGTACGACTCCCTGTTCTGTATATGTAGCAGGAGCGACCCAGCGGGCGAGTCCCAGTGCCCCTTCGGAGAGGTTATGTCCGGAATGGAGGTGGTGAGGATGGCGGTGAGCCACGACCCAGTGTCCGAAGTTGCCATCAGCCGCTGTGGTCTCCTTATTCACGATGCCTGA